The Fragaria vesca subsp. vesca linkage group LG2, FraVesHawaii_1.0, whole genome shotgun sequence genome includes a window with the following:
- the LOC101303968 gene encoding vesicle-associated membrane protein 714-like, whose product MQDTAFHFKKQSKRLRQALWMKNAKLLALLTCLIVVFLCIIIAACCGGITLPSCRSLLIHFFVYITKTVETISIIL is encoded by the exons ATGCAAGACACTGCATTTCACTTCAAGAAACAGTCAAAGCGCCTTCGCCAAGCTCTGTGGATGAAAAATGCCAAACTCTT GGCCCTGTTGACATGCTTGATTGTTGTGTTCCTGTGCATTATCATTGCTGCTTGTTGTGGAGGAATCACGTTACCGTCCTGCAGATCTTTATTAATTCACTTCTTTGTGTATATAACAAAGACTGTTGAGACAATCTCCATCATTCTATAA
- the LOC101293262 gene encoding apyrase 2-like: MLKRPGRGSSDSLSDKLYKHRSLLLLVSVPLLLLTMVFYVMPSQTPIQIHSSKTSYAVIFDAGSSGSRVHVFCFDHNLNLLPIGKDLELFLQTKPGLSSYASNPRSAALSLSDLLHKAEAAVPKDLRPFTPVRVGATAGLRALGVDASNRILQAVRDLLKQSSSLSSQPDAVTVIDGTQEGSFQWVTINYLLGNLGKEYSDTVGVVDLGGGSVQMAYAISEADAAKAPKLSDGEDIYVRKMSLKGTNYNLYVHSYLHYGLLAARAEILKVSEDSGNPCILEGYNGSYNYGGESFKASSSGSSIDGCRRVATKALKVNEDTCTHMKCTFGGVWNGGGGDGQRNLFVASFFFDRAAEAGFVNAKEPVAKVHPGDFEEAAKRACQTKLEDAKSTYPHVDKDNLPYLCMDLVYQYTLLVDGFGIDPWQEITLVKKVKYNNALVEAAWPLGSAIEAVSSLN, encoded by the exons ATGCTGAAGCGTCCTGGCAGAGGGAGCTCTGACTCCCTCTCCGACAAGCTCTACAAGCACCGCAGTCTCCTCCTCCTCGTCTCCGTCCCTCTTCTCCTCCTCACCATGGTCTTCTACGTCATGCCCTCCCAGACTCCTATTCAGATTCACTCCTCCAAGACCTCCTACGCCGTCATCTTCGACGCCGGCAGCTCCGGCAGCCGCGTCCATGTCTTCTGCTTCGACCACAACCTCAACCTCCTCCCCATCGGAAAAGATCTCGAGCTCTTCCTCCAGACCAAGCCCGGTCTCAGCTCCTACGCCTCCAACCCTCGCAGCGCCGCCCTGTCTCTCTCAGATCTCCTCCACAAGGCCGAAGCCGCCGTTCCTAAGGACCTGCGTCCCTTCACCCCCGTCCGCGTCGGCGCCACCGCCGGCCTCCGGGCGTTAGGTGTTGATGCATCTAATCGCATTCTCCAGGCCGTTAGGGATTTGCTCAAGCAGTCGAGCTCCCTCAGCTCCCAACCTGATGCTGTTACTGTCATAGACGGAACTCAGGAGGGCTCGTTCCAGTGGGTCACTATCAACTATCTTCTTGGCAATTTGGGCAAGGAATATTCTGATACTGTTGGGGTGGTTGATCTTGGTGGTGGATCTGTTCAAATGGCGTATGCTATCTCTGAGGCTGATGCTGCAAAGGCACCAAAGCTTTCCGACGGCGAGGATATATATGTCAGGAAAATGTCTCTTAAAGGAACAAATTATAACCTCTATGTTCACAG TTATCTGCATTACGGGTTACTAGCAGCTCGAGCTGAGATTTTAAAGGTTTCCGAAGATTCTGGCAACCCCTGTATTTTAGAAGGATATAATGGTTCTTACAATTATGGAGGAGAAAGTTTTAAAGCTTCCTCATCTGGTTCAAGCATAGATGGTTGCAGGAGGGTAGCGACGAAGGCACTCAAAGTGAATGAGGATACATGTACACACATGAAATGCACATTTGGCGGGGTGTGGAATGGTGGAGGAGGGGATGGACAAAGGAACCTTTTTGTTGCCTCGTTTTTCTTTGACAGAGCTGCTGAGGCTGGTTTTGTTAACGCAAAAGAACCTGTTGCCAAGGTTCACCCTGGAGACTTTGAGGAGGCAGCTAAGCGTGCTTGTCAAACTAAACTGGAGGATGCCAAATCCACATATCCACATGTTGACAAGGACAACCTGCCTTACTTGTGCATGGATCTTGTTTACCAGTATACATTGCTCGTAGATGGATTCGGTATAGATCCATGGCAAGAGATTACGTTGGTGAAGAAAGTTAAATATAATAATGCCTTGGTTGAAGCAGCATGGCCACTAGGCAGTGCCATAGAAGCGGTTTCCTCATTAAATTGA